GCGCACAGCTGCCGGTCCTATTCCTGGCATGCAGCTTGTAAGATGAGTAAAGAAGCAGGTGGAGAGAGATGTATAGAGAGAGGCTCTGTCATTGGAAATAGCTCACACTGACAGGAGCAAGCCAGAGAGTCGACCCAGCCTCTATGTCAGGGCTGCCTACCTGCAAGGTGTGCTACAAAGATGATGACCATGAACAGCAAGCAGCCTTTCTCTATGCACCCTGTGTTACAGGAACCAAAATACTCCAGCCTGCACTCAAGTTCAGAGGCTATGCGCAGAGTTTGCCTTCCAACCCCACAGGTATGTAAATCTGCATAATTACTGCTTTAAGGCACAATTTTTTTTGACAGGCACTAgcttaatgtttttttcatgttgccGGAACAATCAGATAGCTCAGTACCTCttctctcccccccctctctctctctctctctctctctctctctctctctctctctctctctctcatccacaTGTCTATTCAAGCAAAGCTTCTGCcttcatattaatttttatGACCTGGGCTTTGAGGAGGCTTCTCTCTGtgcttgaaaatgttttttaatcctGAGTTGACAGAATTCCCCACTGACTCCAATATGCGCATCCTTGCTTGCAGCTCCAGGGCAATATATTCGGAGGCTTTGATGAGAGTCTGCTTGCCCGCGCCGAAGCTCTGGCGGCTGTTGACATTGTCTCCCACGGCAAGAGCCATCCTTTCAAGCCAGACGTGACCTACCATACCATGAGCAGTGTCCCCTGCACCTCTACCTCTTCCACAGTGCCCATCTCTCACCCGTCCACCCTGACCTCTCACCACCACGTCCATCAGAGTTTGGACGGGGACCTTCTCGACCACATCTCGCCGAGCCTGACAGTCAGTGGGATGGGGGCACCCGATCCATCTGTCATGTCCGCTCAGGTCCACCAGCACCATCTACAGACCATGGGTCATCTCCACCAAGCCATGGGGATGGGACACCCCCATTCCCTGTCCGCTCACAATGGGATGACCTGCATCAACGACGTGGAGTCCGATCC
This is a stretch of genomic DNA from Amia ocellicauda isolate fAmiCal2 chromosome 11, fAmiCal2.hap1, whole genome shotgun sequence. It encodes these proteins:
- the pou4f3 gene encoding POU domain, class 4, transcription factor 3, whose translation is MMTMNSKQPFSMHPVLQEPKYSSLHSSSEAMRRVCLPTPQLQGNIFGGFDESLLARAEALAAVDIVSHGKSHPFKPDVTYHTMSSVPCTSTSSTVPISHPSTLTSHHHVHQSLDGDLLDHISPSLTVSGMGAPDPSVMSAQVHQHHLQTMGHLHQAMGMGHPHSLSAHNGMTCINDVESDPRELEAFAERFKQRRIKLGVTQADVGSALANLKIPGVGSLSQSTICRFESLTLSHNNMIALKPVLQAWLEEAEAAYREKNSKPDLFNGNERKRKRTSIAAPEKRSLEAYFAIQPRPSSEKIAAIAEKLDLKKNVVRVWFCNQRQKQKRMKYSAVH